The Bradyrhizobium guangxiense genomic sequence GGCGCGGCCGACCCACTGCATGCCGCCCTGAACGATCGGGTGCTCGACGCCGACGAGCTCAGTGAACCGTGTCTGCAACATGGATGTGCTTCCCCCCTGGGTGGCCCGCAGGCTCTGTTGTCCGTTGATGACAGGAAGGATGCCGCCGGGGTCGGGAAATGTCTATTGCGGGGGTGTGCGATGGAGGCGGGGCGTCATGCGGGCGGCGGGGGTGATTCCGCGGGGCGGATAATTGAGGCGCGCCGCTGCCTGATGAGAGGGCAAGCCCTTTCCTCAAACTCCGCCGTCATACCCGCGCAGGCAGGGTATCCAGTACGCCGCGGCCTCTCGGCTCTAGCCTCGCTGTCTCTGGAATACTGGATTGCCCGCCTACGCGGGCAATGACAGTGAGAGCGGAGCTACTCCGCCGACAGCCGCACCATCTGGCGGCCGCCGTTCATTTCCTTGAGGCGGTTGACGAAGTTCTCCGGACGCTGCCAGCGGTTGGGGACCTCGAGGCCCATGAACTCGGCGATGTCGCCGATGAAGCCGGTGCAGTTGGCGGTCTCGGCGTTCCACACCGGCGAGTTCGCCTGCAGCTTCTTGATGTAGGCGAACACGCGCTTGGCGTCGGCCTCGTTCAGATAGACGCGATAGCTCGCGGTCAGATATTCGGGATCGAGATCGCCGTAGCTGGCGCCGGTCTCCGACGGCACAAAGGTGATGTGGCCGAGCACGTAAGCGAGCGTGTCGCCGGCCGGCGTAAGCCCTGCCACCTCGACCGCCTTCTCGCTGGTCTTGCCATACCAGACGAAGGCATGGCCCCAGCTCGCGGCCGTGCGGGCGCGGAAATCGACGTAGTAGGGACCTTTCTCCGCGCGCGCGACCAAGCGCCGCGTCGATTGCGGTGTCGGACGTGACGCGGAGTCGGTGGTGGCAAGCGCGCCGGCGTCGGCAGCGCGCTTGTTGGCTTCATGCGCCGAAGCCGAGGGCATCAGGCAGGCGATCATCGCCGCGAGGGCGAGTCCGGCAAGGATGCAGGATCCCGATCGATCAGGTCTGTTCGTCACGCTGTGCCCCTCGACTGTCGGCCGCTTACGCTGGTTTTGCGCGAGCGCGTCAGTAGCGCGCCGCGACCGGGCCCGGCGCCTTGCCGATCGGGGCCTTTCCGACCGGGCTCTTGCCAATCGGCATCTTGCCGATCGGGGCCTGCTCCGCCGGATAGACCGGCACCGGCTGGCGGCGCGGCAGATCCGCAGCGTTCGCGGCCGTCACCAGAACAAGCGTGGCACCCAGAGCAAATACAATCTTCTTCACAGCGATACCCCTAGAAGGTTTGGTCCAAACACGGCCATGCCGTGCCCCCAGACACGCCTCCCAAAAGGGCGACCGAATGCGTCCAAGTTGCGGCGCGTGTGGGACATGTTGGCGGCATTGATCGGGCGCGCGCAGATGTGATGTGTCTGGATACGTCGCGGATGTCGCTCCACTCGTCCGGGCTACGGCATCGTGCGCGCGATCACTTCCCGAGGAAATTCGAGCGCATCTTGTCGGCGAACCAGACCACGAAGATCGCACCGAACGCGAGAGCAAAGTACAGAGCCGTCCATAAAAGTGCGTTACCTGCATTTGTCATGGCATCCTCCCTGGCGTCAGAAATTGATTGTCGGGAAGGATAAGACAGCCGTGCCGACGCGATTTGCGCCGGATCAATTTTGCCGCGCTGCGGCGAGAATAAGTAAGCGGCCCGCGCGAGCGGAGCGACATGAGGCACCACCCGCAGAGCGTCCCGGATATCACTTTATCCAGGCTTGCGGCACTGCACTCTCAGCTACAGCCGAAACTCGTTGGTGAGCTCGCCGATGCCGTCGATCGCGACGGTCACCGTGTTCAGGGGCTCCTTCATCACGCCGACGCCGACCGAGGTGCCCACCGCAATGAGATCGCCGGGCAGCAGGGTCATGTCGTGGGAGATCTTGCTGACCAGCTCCTGCGCGCTGAAGATCATGTCGGAGATCGGGTAGTTCTGCCGCTCCGTGCCGTTCAGGATGGTGCGGACGGTGAGTTTTGCGGGATCGAGGCCGGTTGCGATCACGGGGCCGAACGGACCGTAATCGTCGATGCCCTTGGCGCGGGCCCATTGCGGGAAGGTGGGGTCGCTGGTCAGGATGTCGTTGGCGGTGATGTCGTTGACGCAGGTGTAGCCGAAGATGAAGCTGTCGGCCTCATCTAGCGAGACGCGGGCGCAGGTCTTGCCGACGACGATGCCGAGCTCGCCTTCGTAGGTGGTCTTGCCGTCGTAATAAGAGGGCCGGCGGATCACGGCGCCCGGCGTCGTGACGGTGGTGGTGGCCTTGAGCAGATAGAGCGGCTCCGGCGGCTCGGGCTGGTTGAGCTTGGCCGCGAGCGCGTGAAAATTATTCCAGAGCGCAACGATCTTGCTGGGCGCGCAAGGCGCGAGCAGCTCGACGTCCGACAGGGCCAGCGTCTTGCCGGTGGGCGCATGGCGGCCGAACATCTCGCCCTCGTGCACGCTGATGCCCGACGAGGTCAGCGTGCCGAAACCGGTCGCGCCCTTGCACCGGAAGCGCAGCCACTTCTTCACCGCGGTCGTCATCACGCCACCGCCAGTGCACGGGGATCGGCCGGCGTCGAGACGCCGTCATAGAGGCCGGCGATGCGGGCGCGCTGGGTCACCATCGCCAGCACCGAGTCGAGCGCCGGCGTCGGGATGCCGGTGAGGCGGCCCATCTCCTGTACGACGGTGACCAGCGGGTCGATCTCCATCGGGCGGCCGCGCTCGAGATCCTGCAGCATCGAGGTCTTGTGGGCACCGACCTTGCGCGCACCCTCGATGCGGCGCTCGACGTCGACGCGGAATTTGACCCCGAACGTCTCGGCAATCGCCTGTGTCTCCACCATGATCGCGCGCGACAGCGCCCGCGTCGCCGGATCGGTGCAGATCACGTCGAGCGTTGCGTGCGTGAGCGCGCTGATCGGGTTGAAGCAGACATTGCCCCACAGCTTCAGCCAGATCTCGTCGCGGATGCGGTCGAGCACCGGGGCCTTCAGCCCGGCTGCGACGAACAGGTCGGCGAGGCGCTGCACGTCCGGCGTGATCTCGCCGGAGGGCTCGCCGAGCGGGAAATTGTTGCCGTAGACGTGGCGGATCACGCCGGGCGCCTCGATCTCGGTCGCGGGATAGACAATGCAGCCGATGGCGCGTTCGGCCCCAAGCTCGCGCCACTGTCGCCCGCCTGGATCGATGCTCTCCAGCGTCGCGTTCTCGTATTGGTTGCCGTGCTTGTAGAAGTACCAATAGGGAATGCCGTTGACGGCGGTGACGATACGGGTGTGGGGCCCGAGCAGCGGCTGCATCCTCTCGATCACGCCGGTGATCGAATGCGCCTTCAAGGTGATGATGATGAAGTCCTGCACGCCGAGCTCGGCGGGGTCGTCGGTGCAGCGCGGATGCACGGTGTGCGTCTCCCCGCCCGCGAGCAGCGTCAGGCCGCGCTCGCGCATCGCGGCAAGGTGCGCGCCGCGCGCGATGAGACTGACGTCGGCGCCTGCGCGCGCGAGCTGAACCCCGAGATATCCGCCGATCGCGCCGGCGCCGTAGATGCAGATCTTCATGAAATCCTCGCGAAGGGAGCCGAAGCCGGAATTTGGGACGAAAGATCCGGTCCGGCTCGGAAGGATCCGAGCCGGGGCCGGCAGTCGCAGGGGAAGTGTGTCGCTTTAGGCGGCTTGCGGCGTCGAGTTGGTCGCTTCGTCAACGGCCGCGGCGATGTCGCGCATGCTGATGACGGAGACGAGGCTGTAATCGTCGATGACAGGCAGATGGCGGATGTGATGCCGGTTCATCAGATGCCGGACGTGCTCGATCGTGTCGCTCGAGGTGCAGGACACCAGCTGCTGCACCGAGACGAGCTGCGAGACCTTGATGTTGACGGCGTTGGCGCCGTGCTCGGCGACGGCGCGCACCACGTCGCGCTCGGTGAACATGCCGACCGCGGTGTTGCCCTCGGAGCGGACCACGTCCTTGACCACCAGCGCGCTGATGTTGTTGGCGCGCATCAGCTTGGCGGCAATACCCACCGTTTCGTTCATTCGCACCGTGACAACGCGCGGCGTCTTCTTGCGCAGAATGTCTCCGACCAGCATTGCAACCTCCCTGGGTGAACGATGAGGGAAGTGTGGTATACATAATGCCAATCGTCAAGAGCTGGTTTTGGCTGATCCGAAAAATCTTGCGACAGCGATACTGACGTTTGTCGACGGGACAAAAAGAAAGGGGCGCACGGCTGCGCCCCTTTCGCTTGGTGCGGATGCGCTTGGTGGCTACGCCGTCTCGGTCTTGGCTGTGCCGGTCGTCGCCTCAGCGCTCTCGGCCTCCTTGCCGAGGATGAAGGAGCGTCGCATCGGCTTGATCACGAACAGCGCCATCAGTGCCGCCGTTGCGTTCAACGCCACCGCGACCACGAACACGGCCTTCCAGCCGTACGCTGCAGAGATCACGCTTGCGAGCGGGACGAGCAGGGAGGCGGTGCCCTTCGCGGTGTAGAGCATGCCGTTGTTGGTGGTTGCGAACTTCGAGCCGAAGGTGTCGCCGCAGGTTGCGGGGAACAGCGAGTAGATCTCGCCGAACACGCCGAAGTAAAGCGCGGTCGCCAGCACGAACACGATGGGGATGTGCCCATAGGCCGACAGCGTCAACAGCATCAGCGCGGCCGTGCCGAAAGCGATGAACATGGTGTGCTCGCGGCCGATCGTGTCGGAGACGAAGCCGAAGAAGGGCCGGCCGAAGCCATCGAAGATGCGGTCGAGCGAGATCGCGAAGGTCAGCGCCGCCATCTGGAAGCCGGCGAGCGTGACGGGCGTGTTGGCGATCTTGAAGTCGTGCGCGATCGGGGCGATCTGCGCCGCGGTCATCAGGCCGCCGGATGCGACCATCACGAAAACGAGGTACATGACCCAGAAAATAGGGCTGCGCAGCACCTGCGGCGGGGGGAAGTCGATCTTGGTCTGCGGCAGATTGAGCTGCTTCTTCTTCGGCGGGATCGAGAGCCGCGGCGGCTGGATGAAGAAGGCGAGCACGAACACGATCAGACCCTGGCCGATGCCGAAGGTGAAGAAGGCGTGCTGGTAGCCGCTTTCGGCGATCATCTGCGCGATCGGCACGATCGTGAGCGCTGCGCCCGCGCCGAAGCCCGCGGCGGTTGCGCCGGCGGCGAGGCCGCGGCGGTCGGGAAACCATTTCAGCGCGTTGCCGACGCAGGTGCCATACACCGCACCCGCGCCCATGCCGCCGATGATCGCCGCGGTGTAGAGCAGGGTCAGACTGTCGGCGTAAGAGTTGAGGATCCAGGACAGCGCGATCATCACGCCGCCGAACATGATGACGACACGTGGGCCGTATTTGTCGACGAACCAGGCCTCGACCGGCACCAGCCAGGTCTCGGTGACGACGAAGATGGTGAAAGCGAGCTGGATCGCGGCGCGTCCCCAATGGTGGGCCGCATCGATCGGATCGACGAACAGCGTCCAGCCATATTGCAGATTGGCGATCATCGCCATGCAGACGATGCCCATCGCGAGTTGGAGCCAACGGAAGCCGGTGCGAAGTGGCGCGGCCGTGACGGCGCCATCCGTGCTGGAAATCATAAGAACCTCCCAACGCGCCTGATTGAGTGCGACTCTGGCTTGCAAGATGACCCAGTGTCGCAAATGTTGTGGCTTATCGTCGCAAGCGCGGCGTGCAGATTGGTATACCATATTCCAGATGGCAAGCCCTAACTGCGGGGGTTGTCACAAAATCTGCGGTTCCCTTTCAGTCGGGGGCGCCTGGACCTCGCCAAAACGAAACGCCCGGCCGCGAGGCCGGGCGTCGGTGTTTGGAAACCGCTGTTGGTGAGGCGGGTCAGATCGTCGATTTCGCGACCACGACCTTGCGCCAGGGCTTGAGCAGCGCGATCGCCAGCAGCGACGCCAGGATGTTGGCGCCCGCCGCGATGATGAACACGCTGTCCCACGTGCCCGAGGATTGCTGCATGTAGTTGGCGATCGGCACCAGCAGCGCGGCGGTGCCCTTCGCGGTGTAGAGCAGGCCGGCATTGGTGGTCGCGAACTTGGCGCCGAAGGTGTCGGTGCAGGTCGAGGGGAACAGCGAGTAGATCTCACCCCAGGCGAAGAACACGAAGCCCGAGAGCAGCACGAACCAGACCGGATCGTGGCCCCACAGATAGAGCATCCAGATGCCGAGGCCTTCCATGCCGAAGGCGATGAAC encodes the following:
- a CDS encoding fumarylacetoacetate hydrolase family protein; this translates as MTTAVKKWLRFRCKGATGFGTLTSSGISVHEGEMFGRHAPTGKTLALSDVELLAPCAPSKIVALWNNFHALAAKLNQPEPPEPLYLLKATTTVTTPGAVIRRPSYYDGKTTYEGELGIVVGKTCARVSLDEADSFIFGYTCVNDITANDILTSDPTFPQWARAKGIDDYGPFGPVIATGLDPAKLTVRTILNGTERQNYPISDMIFSAQELVSKISHDMTLLPGDLIAVGTSVGVGVMKEPLNTVTVAIDGIGELTNEFRL
- a CDS encoding 2-dehydropantoate 2-reductase; the encoded protein is MKICIYGAGAIGGYLGVQLARAGADVSLIARGAHLAAMRERGLTLLAGGETHTVHPRCTDDPAELGVQDFIIITLKAHSITGVIERMQPLLGPHTRIVTAVNGIPYWYFYKHGNQYENATLESIDPGGRQWRELGAERAIGCIVYPATEIEAPGVIRHVYGNNFPLGEPSGEITPDVQRLADLFVAAGLKAPVLDRIRDEIWLKLWGNVCFNPISALTHATLDVICTDPATRALSRAIMVETQAIAETFGVKFRVDVERRIEGARKVGAHKTSMLQDLERGRPMEIDPLVTVVQEMGRLTGIPTPALDSVLAMVTQRARIAGLYDGVSTPADPRALAVA
- a CDS encoding CBS domain-containing protein; translation: MLVGDILRKKTPRVVTVRMNETVGIAAKLMRANNISALVVKDVVRSEGNTAVGMFTERDVVRAVAEHGANAVNIKVSQLVSVQQLVSCTSSDTIEHVRHLMNRHHIRHLPVIDDYSLVSVISMRDIAAAVDEATNSTPQAA
- the oxlT gene encoding oxalate/formate MFS antiporter, with translation MISSTDGAVTAAPLRTGFRWLQLAMGIVCMAMIANLQYGWTLFVDPIDAAHHWGRAAIQLAFTIFVVTETWLVPVEAWFVDKYGPRVVIMFGGVMIALSWILNSYADSLTLLYTAAIIGGMGAGAVYGTCVGNALKWFPDRRGLAAGATAAGFGAGAALTIVPIAQMIAESGYQHAFFTFGIGQGLIVFVLAFFIQPPRLSIPPKKKQLNLPQTKIDFPPPQVLRSPIFWVMYLVFVMVASGGLMTAAQIAPIAHDFKIANTPVTLAGFQMAALTFAISLDRIFDGFGRPFFGFVSDTIGREHTMFIAFGTAALMLLTLSAYGHIPIVFVLATALYFGVFGEIYSLFPATCGDTFGSKFATTNNGMLYTAKGTASLLVPLASVISAAYGWKAVFVVAVALNATAALMALFVIKPMRRSFILGKEAESAEATTGTAKTETA